From Scatophagus argus isolate fScaArg1 chromosome 2, fScaArg1.pri, whole genome shotgun sequence:
ATAATTCTGATATTCAGTAGTTATTGTTAATGGACTTCACTTAGATACCAGCCTTTTTCTTAAAATAGGTGGTGGTATTTTATAATTGTACCTCATTTCTAACTGAAAGTCCTCATATAGTGACTGTTGAGTACAATCTTTTAAAGCAGTGTTAATCACTGTTCTCATagtgctgttttctgttgatGCGGGCATCCGTTTTCAGCCATAAAAACATTTAGTAGTTAcagagaccaaaaacaaaagaaactaaCTGAATATAGGACTTACTTTCTCCAGGTGgctacaaacacaaataaatgataatgttgcttcataactgctgaatgtttttttctactgcccccaagtggccaaaaaggGTTCCCTGCAGCTTTAAATtcttattatttcagttttccaaTTTACTgctgttaaataaacaaataaatagaaCAGACATGTTTACCAGCATGGTATTTCAGGAATTATAAATGAGCAGTCTAGTAAGGTAGTGGTagaagtataaaaaaaaaaacccaaaaaatttttttaacagtgatgTTTCCATTTAATGGTCTCGCCCAAGTGATGTTCACTTTGCTGTAATGGAGTGCTTGCATGGCAAGAAGGGTAATTTTACTGCCATTATGAGTGACATTTTAAGGCATAGATGGAAATGTCATGGGAAGTCTGCAGTGTCCTGCCCTATGGAGACCTCTTACACCTCATGTTCTTTGAAGAAAGGTGTTTGagaattttgcattttgaattttcaaaGTCAGTCTCTCCATGGTAAGATATTGTGCTTACACAGCTTTGGGCAAGGTAACGAAGGGGATGATTATGGAGTGAAGAGTTTAAGaggcatattttcttttcttttggtaGTATTTCATAGAAACTACCCATTAAgaattttaagaatttcccttcagggataaataaaggaattctgattaaAATGAGAGATCCGTCATGAAGCGGCATGcagtacactgtaaaaaaaccTTTAGCTGGTCATTTTACTGCGCTGTTTTGTTTAGACAATAGATTAGACAATTTGATGAGTTTTTGCTCAAATTTCTCACCTAACTTGACTTTATTGTTAAAACGCTTGATGGAGCGCAGTAGTTTTCTAGTAGTAGAGTTTCCTCCCATGTCATATTTCACAGACTTACTGATTATCACAAAGTTGCAGCAGTACATATTTAAATCACCATGGTAGGGATACATTATCTCACCCAGAAAGTCCTTGCATCTAGAAATTCCAGCAAAATCCCCTCCAGAAGCGCTGGGATTACAGTTTGGTTCCTCTTCTCTGCCATTGTGTGTTTACTGGAGATTGCATCACCTCTTTTGGAGTAATTCTCAGCAgttgacacacacagcaggggcGATAATACCCGAttacagttttactttttctgtgacatttccCAAACAACTCATGCCAGCAGGCTGAACCTGAActtatatttgtgtttaaaattgACTGTGTGCCCTGTGCTTGATACCTTCTGTTGCCTTATTTATAATTGTTTAGTTTGTATTAGTGTCTTCAGCTGTTCAAAATCAGTGATCTGTCCCGATGTTGTGTGCAGCAGCTTGATAAACTGAAGTCAGATTGTAGATGAtggaacatttttcacatttggccTAAAGTCTGACTGTAATCTGTGCTCATCAAACGAAACTAGGAGCAGGACTGAGGGAGAAATTATCCCACCcttgaaaaatacatttgtaaattGCGTTGTACATTATTGATATGTTCCACAATCCCTGATTGCGTTTGTAAAGCACCACAGTTGCTCATTAAATGATTAATAGTGCTGCCCAGCCAGTATTCCTTCTGAATTCAAGCGGCAGACAAGACACATATACAAAGTTTTTAACAGCCCTGTAATAACATGCACCAGCAGCCCTGCACTAACCTATGAGCAGAAGCAAATTACGATAATAATTACTATTTCCCTGAGATGTTACGTCTCTAAACAAACACACCCGGCCTGGCTGATGAAACCTTGACATGTGTTAAATGGGAGctatgaatgtttttgtgaccTCCGCGGGCAGCCGAGAAGGACATCAGCGTGCAGGCGTGAGTAATGAGATGACCGACTGGTTTGTTTAGCAACTTTGAAATGAGTCAGAAAATGACTCAGCAGCTCATAAGATAGAATTTAGTTTGGCCCGCGCGTTTGTACGATCCTGTGCGTACAGCATGTGATCAGGAATTCATCTTTATCTTTGGATATGAAAAGGGTGAGGAGTCACAGGAAGTGTTTGGAGCATCGCTGCTCATTAGGGCTCAGTCTGCTGTCAGAGTGTAAATGGGGCGGGGGGACTTGTGTGGCTAGCAGGAACTTATTAACAACACTCTTCCTTCATCATGTAGCAACAGCGGTTGATGTATTATGTAGGAAATGCAAATAGCCTTCTCTTACACAACTCCCTAATGTACAGCATGCTCGTGTTTCAGCCAGCAGAGACATTTTCAACAGCTGAGGCCAAACTCGTGAAAAGATTATGTTAGAAGCAGGGGATTTCTGATAAGCTGCCACAGTATTCACAAAGCCAACAGATTTAAAGATTGAATCCACCAAGAAGAATAGAAATTGAAAACGAAAATCCCTGATagtgttgggtttttttttttctctcgttTGTTTTAAAAGGAAGAGGTGTGGGGGTGATTGATTGTGTCGATCAGGCACATCGCGCAGAAAGCCAGTGACTAACAGCCCCCCAATCTCTTCTCCCACGGCCTCGCTCTCTTTAGCATAAGTATGATTAATGTGTAGGTCCTGTGATCTGGTTGCCATAGAAACATGGGGACGTTAATACTTGAGGAAGCAGATTCTTTTAGGAATATACCGTAGGAGCAGGTGAAATATTTATTCTCATGCTTTTGTGAGCAGAGACCTTGAGAGGAATTTTTAATGACggcacagccaatcagaaagcaCTGAGTTTAATCGATGCTGCTTTACACAGACCCATGACACTGACTGCAGCATACTCACTCATCACTGTTATTTCACTGAAGTAGGGAGTTTTAAATGAAAGACTCCAGGAAATGGTATCTTACTTCCATAATTTGATGTATTTCCTGTTGAAAAAGGACATTTCAGTCACGCAAAATGAGGATTCATTCGATTTACTCGATGTATGACTAGGAAATAAAGTGAAACACTGAATTACTCACGTTATGTATCTTTTGCTGATACAGATTTACTCACATTGCAGCTTGCAGTACCTGTCTGCACGCTGAAAAAACACATGTAACAGTCAATGGGATGAGAAGTATTTTCATGATACTTTAATAACATTAACAGTGAACATGAAGGCCTACATTTAATGTAGGACATACAGAAAGGAgatacactttatagacaaaagtattgggacagacctGCAGGTGTGATATGGGGTGGTTTTTCAGGGTTGGCCTGGACCCCTCACTTCccatgaagggaaatcttaatgcttcagcatgtcAAGTCATTTTGGACGACTGTATGCCTCCAGCCCCATGGCAACAGCCCTGGAAAGGCCCTCTTCCACCCGAGCATGACTGCACCCCCTGCACACAAAGCGgggtccacaaagacatggtcGGGTGGGTCCTTTCCAACACCATTGCCCGACCCCACAAACGCtgcactgcatgaatggacaacaACCCCCACAGAAACACGAATGGATGCTACCACACCCGCAAAGGAGGGACCAACTCCACAACAATGTCCATGCAGTTATATATGTGATGTCACCAAAGTCCTCGTTGGTGAAATGGGTagatgtcccagtacttttgtctgtatagtgtatatgtactgcaggagaaaaaaatattgtttttgagGAAAATCTGAACATTTATCTATAATTTATCTATCTCTGTCTTTCACCAAACTCATCTTCCAGTGAACTAGAAGGATATCAGTTAGCGACAGACTGTTGTATTTTGTGAACGAGGTTAAAGGATGACATTGTAAAGTTATTCCCGACTGGTGTATCAGTTGAAATTTTTAATTACTCCTACTAGAGCAGCATGATATCACCTTTGATGTTGACTTCAAGGAAGTGAAAGTGATCAGCCTGTTTTCCAAGCTAATTTCATGTGGGATGAAGTATGTGCTGgcaaacattttggttttggtttctcTGTTTACACTGCAACCGTGCTGGCAAGAGTTGTACAccactgaattttttttcatatcaggctgatgcattttcaaatttcagGCTGGATACCAGATAACTCAGCAGCGACTGCCCATCGCAGTAGACGGCAAGCTGACTTACAGCCTCCtcggagggaaaaaaaagaaccagGTCATCAGAAAAACTGTCAACATCAAACAGATTCAGCTGGAGCAGGACAGTGGCAAGAGCCTCCATGATGACCTCCGCAGCCAGACACTCATAGACCTCAACAGAGCAGGTAACAGCTGAGAGCAAAGACCTGTTCCCTGCTTTAAAAGAATATATGTGGGGTGTATTCTACATGTTTATCTTCAATAAATCTCAAGAAAAGCAACAGTAAAATGATACCAATGTGTAGTCTGCTTTGGGTGACATGTTTATCATTACTATGAACATGGGCTCTGTAGTTTATAAAGAAATTTCCGTCTTCCGGCTTTGTGTTGAGTCCCATGAACAACAGGGAATTCAGAAGAGGTTTGAATGACATActaacatgtttatttgttgtggTCTTATGAAATTTGTTGATAATAAGAAGAACTTTTTCAGAACACCAGCTTCCTCTTTTAATTCTGAAAGAAGTGATATTCATACGGATTCCAATTGCCCAACAAAGCAAGAACTGTTGAGGTTTGCTGCAGAGCTCTATGGGATCGGTACCCGAGAGATGTAAAACACAGCTGTCTTCACATGCGTCAGGTGTAGGTCTAATGGAGCTGGTGATGGAGCCAGACATGAGCTGTGGAGaggaggctgctgcagctgtcagagagcttcagctcctcctgcaaTCCCTCGGCACCTGTCGAGGCAACATGTCTGGTATGGAAATcactctccgtctctgtctctctgctttcGTCCCTCTTTTTATCCTAAGCTGCCATACCTCCAAACCCAAACTTATTTCCCGTTGAGCGCATCTTGTTCGTCTTTCTTCACAGAGGGACAGCTGAGAGTAGATGCCAACGTGTCTGTCCACAAACCAGGCGAGCCCCTGGGCGTCAGGACAGAGGTCAAGAACCTCAATAGCATCCGCTACTTGGCCAGGGCTATCGGTGAGCaccataaaatatttaaaagttaaaGGCGGGACAGCAGGATGGCTTAAGAGAGCAACAGATATTTAGGGAGCTGCTTTTAAGGCTGCTCTGTCTGAATGGGTCTCACAATTGCATGATTGCTCACACgcgcaaatacacacacaatcctGAAAGTAAAGACCATTTAGTGAGTTTACGTTTGCATTTCTGTGACCCGAAAAGAATTaccttgagtgtgtgtgtatgtgtgtgtaattatgtgTGTGCCACAAGTCAAACTAGTAGAAatgcagtggtggaatgtatATAAGTATATCTGCTCAAATGTTGTGCAGAAATGGTGTTTTGACAGCAGCTGTTTAACTTTGCttggcacaaagactggaaatggaGGAAAGCAGCTAGCCTGtctcttttcaaacaaatataacaataaaatgcTACATACACCTGAATGTAATCAGTAATACCAGTCCAAAGATGTAATATAACACTCATAGGGGCCATGTTTCAGCATTGTGAATACTTTTataattgatatttttatgtacttttacttaagtaataTTTTCAGTGTAGAACTTGTACTTGTTGTGTTGTCATAATGTGGTACTGCTAATTTCAGTAAAGGGTCTAAATATGCAAAGACACTCATACAAAGGAGCAGGTTATTTACGTGCTGTCGGGTATAACAAACCGTTTTATGTCTTTCACATTCTATTTAATGAAAACAAGATTTATGAAGAGACATTAAGACAGGAAGCATAGTCAGTATTGACAGCATCTCTCAAAGCACAAGTTTAGGACTGACAACCAGTCACAAACAGTTAGCTGTGTAGATAGAAGCTAATTTGGCTTCTCACAGCTGTTCACTTCGAAAGGCATGGATTTTATGTCAACTGTGACTCCTAACTTCAACTGACTGTTGATTGAGCTTCACTTTAAAAAGCTGACGAAGAGCCACAGCCAGaaaattttgttgtttacatGCAGTTTTTCAGGTGTAGTTTGACACACCATCATGCTGTGCTTGGATTATTTATTGATAAAGGTGTATCACAGTTGCCCACTTCACTGCCGCTGAGGTGCTCTTTAAaagtcacagagaaaaagattGTTTATCACAGTTACAATGTGGCAGCAGTCAGAAACCTGAGGATTGCCagtacatcacacacaaaattatatttgtgtgtactgctgttttgaataaactgtctgtatttgtgtgcatcTTCTCCCTTACGTCGCCAGACTACGAGATCCAGAGACAGATGGGTGTTCTGCAGCGAGGAGGGACAGTCCAAAACGAGACCCGGGCATATGATTCCAAATCAGGGTAAGAGAATGAAAGAGCAGCATCACGATGCCAAGCTTCAGCCACTACGGCACCCTCTGACTGGGAACTGTGCCTGGTTCATTAGTCCTGAGCTTTGCTGTGGAAGAACCATCATGGTAATCATGATGAATAGAGCCATTTGGAGGCCGCCGTCATCCTGTGTTATCTATGAGCTATGTGCTACTCATAGGTTTATGAGCTTACAGAATGAGCCAGCTCGCATGCAGCTGAGGCCTTGATCATCTTCTGGTGCTCTGGCTCCTTCCCATCAGTTCTTGCCTGTCCAAGGTACATGGTGAAGTGTGTTTAATAGAATGCATTCTAATTTCCTGAAAAGTTCAAAATCcaaatgtacatacatacatatatatatttatggaATAGATCGTTACAGTTGAACTTGTTTTTGGTATCATTATGAATAATTATCTTTAAACTTGGAAATACTTTGAGGTGGAGACCTCATTTACAGCACAAAAAATAGGGAATAAAATAGAATGGTAactggtaaataaaaaaaatggtgttaagaagtaaaaataataatgataaaaaaacagattagtAAAATTACAAAACCTTCAGATCAGGAGAagcagttaaaaataaatttcaaataaatgactCAACCAAAATAACAACAGTTGGAGGTTAAATaatatcaaaatgaaatgaaaaatttaaattgatGAAAATGAGGTAAGCTTTAGCTTGTTCTGCATGTTATTTAAGGTTCCAGGTGCCCAGTGAGAAAAACTGCATTCTCTCAACTCAGTGAAAGCATTCTGGATCTGTAACAAGTGATTATTTTTACTCTAAATTGATTATCTAATATGTTGCAGATTAGTTTTCTTTTGATCAACTAATCCATAATTCGATAATTACTACAGATCAGTTAGATATGTCACATTTTTGCAGCAATTCCCTAAGTATGATTTCTTCTCATATCTGTTTTTTAAGTCAAAAATGTTCATAATTTATGACGCATGCATCTTTTTCTGTAGGGAGACCGTGCCtatgagagacaaagagggtCTTCAGGATTACAGGTGAGGGTTAGTTTAGTGTTGATGGGCTCTCTgcatatctgttttttttttcatcccagGAGGTTGGGTTTATTGGCATGCAGTTATGATATCAGAAGATGATCTTGCCCTCAGCGGggactgaaagagagaggatgagagccTCTGAGTGGCAGCTagatggagggaaaataaacagacatcaCTCAAGGTCCTGGCCCTCAgtcgtatgtatgtatgtgtgtgtgtgtgtgtgtgtgtgtgagcttagGAGGGGGGAATGATAGATGGACAGGTTTAAGGCTGATGGAGTCAAATGATTAGCAGAGTAAGTGAAATGTGACAAGTGTGGTGTCAAGAGGACTATTAGTATCTCAGCAAGAGCCAACCTTCTCTTCTCTAAGCTTATCTGTACTGCTGATAaagcacccccaccccccaacctCTCTTTTCAGGTTTATGCCAGAGCCCAACCTGCCCCCTCTGATTGTGTATGAGGATAACGCATCGCTGCCTGCTGGCACTGATGCGTGCCAGGCGGTGGTGGTGCAGAAGATAAGGGCAGAGCTGCCAGAGCTACCCAGTGTCAAAAGAGACAGGCTGGTGCAAACATACGGCATCCTGCCCGAGCACAGCTTCACTCTGATGGTGAGTTTATAAGCGAGTGAAACCAACCAGTGAGAGAGTTGTTGATTCCCTCACCAAATCTGTTTCCTGCATCTTTTTTATAATTGCCATCTGACAAAGTCCAAGCAGAGTCAGCTTGGGTGAGGTTCTGTTTGAATGCAGTAGACAGCTGCATACTGCTGGACTCTGCTGGGCTGAGTTGATCCTAATTGGATAATATGCATGTGAAGTGATAAAAGCATCCTCTTGATATTTTGTTGCAGAATGAGGATGGGCTGGTGGAGTACTTTGAAGCGGTGTTGAAGGCTACAACGAAGGAGCCAAAGAAGGTTATTGGCTGGGTGATAAATCAGCTGTTGGGACACCTCAAACAACAGGACATGAGTGTGAGCcagaggtgagacacacacagacatccttTCATGTCCCTTTTACAGTATCCACACAATGCCATCATCGCTCATGAAAGCAGTGCTATTCTGCTGCCAGTGTTCTGCTCTGAGATGTTAGATCCCCAGGGCATGACCCCTCCCTCAGAGACTCTTGTGTTTGGCTCGTTCACTTTCTACCTTCTGAAATGTGGCAGAAGAAAGAATGGAACAAGGGGTACATTCAGGTACACACATGTGAAGATGCTTTGTTGCAGCCCCTTTCAGCTTGGGAGTCAGGAGGCCATGAAATACTTTTCCACGACTTTGCCACAacttttgctgtttcttgtgAAATGGGATTCCTCTGATAAGTGAAACAACATAAATAGagaaaagttagaaaaaaaGGTTAAACTATCCCACCCCCATAGCAGTTAAGACGCTGACCGTAAACCGTGCAGTCTGTGTATGTCAAGCTCATCTTTACTTTAAGGTGTCATGAGCCTCTGTTTCAAGGGTTCTTGAAAAACTGATTCATCTCAAACAGGATAATCACCTAGAAGTGATTTATTACATCTTATACCATTTATTCTGCTTGATATTCAATAACTCAAGACTAAACTTTAGTCAGAGGCAACTCAAGACATCTGTAGCAGATGGTTATTCAGATGGATTTGGAGTACAAAGCTCTACTCTTTGAGAGAGCCCTCAAAAGATCCAGAAACAAATGAGGGTTCTGCAGGGACATCTAATCCAATCTTGATAAACACTTGAACGAACATTAGATCTTAGTTAAATCAGTAGTTTAGCACCTAAGGAGGATGATGTGATGGTGAAAGTGAACAGTGTCGGCACATGCATATGAGCAGTCAAAATTTACCTGAACTTTACCCACATGGCCAGAGACAGTGGTGACAGGAAGTGGCGTGGGTAGGCTCGTAAACATGAACTGCAAGCTTTAGGCTGATAACAGCACTGAACAACACAAAGTTGGAAATTATACACTTTGCCATCTTTGAAACAGCATCCTTTCTTCTCTGACGTTGAATGTGAAGCAAAATCTGGTCTGACTGCACCACAGTAGTGAGAAGTATTGGAGCGCTATACACCTGCATGGTTGTAATTGATATAATTAGTCAGCTGATGATTGTGAAGTATGAATCAAGCAGCTGTGGACTGAGGTCCGTTCAGgggcctttttttgttttttttatgagcACAATATGAACAGTGGTTAACCACATTATTAATGATATTCGATTTGCTAAGTGAGGAAAAATGATAAGTGGCTTTCtgctgaactgaaaagaaaccaaaaagTGCAGGACAACAAGAACCATAATGACAAGCTCACTTCAGTTggaaaaaatcaatcaaattttCGGCGGTTGCTGTTGATTCCCACCTCTAACACACATAACCATAAACAAACCCTCAGTTGTTCTTGGCTCAATGGGAAATGTCGCTAAAATCTAATGCATTGAACTGCTTCCTCCCTATAAGAGTCAGCACTGATTAGccaaaagaaaagtttgtttgttttttttcctgtgctgtgtAGTGCTCAAAATAATGTCTCTATAATCAAGCTGCAGCATTACAggattaaaaatgacagcatatAACCTTCGTTAGATAAAATAATTATCTATCCACGAAGCATTTCACACTGAACTGGTTTGGTTTGACTGACATCTGGGATTATTAGATTCTTAGTGTTCACAAGTACTGATTAGACCATTGCATACCacacaacaatcacctgaatTCATAAATCATCTGATAGCCCCTGATTCTTTGTGCCCGATGATGTGAAAACACCCGCTGTAGAATGACAGCCCATCAGGGGATCACCCGTTTTGACAAATCCAATAACATAAGTGAAATCATTACTCTCTGGAAGAAGGTGTTGTTTTGATCTCCCCTGCCGAAAACCTGTCAGATGGAACATGTTGGATTTCGTAAATGTTCCAAAAACACTTGAAACCAAGgtctttttgatgttttgatgctaAGATAAGTATGTAATACTTCCATCACACTTGTgcttcaaaaaaaacaaaaaaaacatgaacatgcagTCACTGGCTATGGAAAAACAGCACCAGCTGACTCccactgtttctgtttatggCACACTGGGATGAATATCAGACACTTATTTAAACTCATTTATTTGTAGCAATTTTCTTAAACTGGCAGTTTGATGGTGTCTGTagctaaaagaaaaatgaggacCGTCTCATGCATCTGAGTTGTATTTGTGAAGCTGTGACTGGATTATGATTTTAGAAACTTCACTCCAGCTTGCTCAGATTGTTCTGAGTTATAAACTGTGATGGGTAATTTTCCCCATTGTTCAAATATGATGGTTTCTCTGAATAAAAATCTCTGAGTCATTACAGAGCAAAATGAAATTGAAACAAGTGATCGGTTGACGTCAGTGCAGATGCTGCGAGCTTTACTTTATCTACCATTTCCAGACTGTTGTGttgcgtttgtgtgtgagcaaacCGCAAAGTAGCTGGTGTTTATTTATGCATAATGCTGCATTTGCTTTGGTTGAAAGGAGGAGagttgaagaaaaacaaagggcGGCCCGCAAGACTGTCAAAAGCTGCAGGCTGAGAATCAAACATTcttagaaaaacatttttgagtgtgtgcatCCAGAAGGAAGTAATGAACATTTTGGGCATAAAATGAAAGGTTTTGAAGGGTGTTCTTAAGCATACATGTGCTTCCATATGATGACTTCCAATAGGCTTATCAAATCTTTTTTTATCTTGGCAGTCCTTTATAATGTTCACAAAGTTCCTTTCCCCCCTCTGGTTCTCAACCCTCAggtaaaatggaaaaaaaaaaaaaagaaactggaaaGCATGTTGGTCGTACAGTCGGAGAGGTGAAGCTCCAGACATGTCATGAAGAGCTTGTTGGGTGGTTTTAGCCAGCTGAGACAAGTCTTCCAGTGTGCTCCCTTGCTCGGTATTCTGGCAAATGCCTGAATGTCACTGCGGGTTCAATGGCTGATTTGTGGCAGCGTGGTGACAGGATGCCAGACCTAcattaaagttttaaaacaaatataatgAGGGCTCTCTTTTTGAGTGGTGTGTAGACGTGCTCCCACAGCCAGATAAGTTCAAGTACCCCTTCACGAGCACCATCCAAATATGTCTTTAATGGGTTATGAAGTGGATGGTATTTGGCAGTTTTAACTATTTACAAATATGGAtgctgatatatatatatatatatatttatctcaTTTACTCATCAGTATTCAGATCAAGCTGCAGCTATGCTACTACTGCCATTGCTTACTTTAACTGTTTCAACTGTTGATTTGGTTTACAGCTAACTATTTAAAggatcatttattattttaatttatttgaaccGTTTCAACTCTTTATTCAGTACTTAAAACtatttcagcagtttttttgaAAATTACATTAAGCAACTGTTTCAACTTCTTATCCGTTACTTTTAGCTATGACTTTtaatttccatttcctgttatccattacttttttatttcaactgcCTGTTGATTACTTTCAGTACCTTTAGCTAAACTACAGCTGTTTATTTGGTATTTTTAGCtcaatttttcaaaaatgtatccAATACTTTTAGCTAATGTTATTTCAACTTTTTGCTAACTTTTTATCAAGTACTTCACTACttcaactgttttttgttttgttttttttaaattaactttagTCAACTATTTAAATTGTATGTCCAATACTTTTAGCTCTTTAGGTCGTTTAAATCAACTGTCATTTCAACCATTCGTCTAGCATTTTTACTTAAACTATTTCAACTGCTAACGATTGCAGCTTCATAGCTCGCTTGCTAACTAGTTTTCGGCGCTCAGGTTGATGCAACTTCATGGTCATTGTAATTTTACTAAAGATCTTTATCACATCAATTGGTAATCCTATTTGGCTGTTTATTTTCCTACttaacacaaacatgtcaatgtatgtttttaatcaaattacagCTTCTGGTTTAGTTAATTTGTTGACCTTTCCTTGGAACCTGCAGCAGGTCCAAGTACCCCTGGCTGGGATTCACTGCTTTATTTAACATGTCAGTCAGGCTGAGTTGTAAAGACAGATacttgtcatttgttttttttcccagtgtcTTTGCAAGAATTTTAACTGAGTCTGGCCTGCAGTATGCTAAATGGAAGTGTCTCTAATTAACGTATTCTTGCAGCATTTTGATTGTTTGCCTGGTAGCCTGGGGAATAAACAAAAGACATAGGAAAGACAAACACTTTTCATTCACTCACAAATGCTGATAGACTCTTTTGCCATTCAGGCTAATACTCCCACTCGC
This genomic window contains:
- the gatb gene encoding glutamyl-tRNA(Gln) amidotransferase subunit B, mitochondrial; this encodes MAAPSVAASELLHSMNKQISTFYPKASCVIRRISTSHARCGSQPQPRAKSASQQLVGVVGLEIHAQINSKSKLFSGSSVCFSAPPNSLVSFFDASLPGTLPVLNKRCVEAAVMTGLALNCAINRKSLFDRKHYFYADLPAGYQITQQRLPIAVDGKLTYSLLGGKKKNQVIRKTVNIKQIQLEQDSGKSLHDDLRSQTLIDLNRAGVGLMELVMEPDMSCGEEAAAAVRELQLLLQSLGTCRGNMSEGQLRVDANVSVHKPGEPLGVRTEVKNLNSIRYLARAIDYEIQRQMGVLQRGGTVQNETRAYDSKSGETVPMRDKEGLQDYRFMPEPNLPPLIVYEDNASLPAGTDACQAVVVQKIRAELPELPSVKRDRLVQTYGILPEHSFTLMNEDGLVEYFEAVLKATTKEPKKVIGWVINQLLGHLKQQDMSVSQSPITPSALAELLELQETGHISSSIAKQVFQEMWRSSGKTALQIIQEKDLGLISDITQLQSICQKVLDSHPNEVDAIRKGSKKILNNLMGLVHKETKGRADPVLVRAILEEKTS